One Anabaena sphaerica FACHB-251 DNA window includes the following coding sequences:
- the nfi gene encoding deoxyribonuclease V (cleaves DNA at apurinic or apyrimidinic sites), whose product MQIQQTHAWPSTVEEAITIQETLRNQVITTDQLNTPIQYVAGVDMGFLEDGKMSRAAVAVLSFPDLQVVETSLAYRPTSFPYIPGFLSFREIPAILDALEKIKTIPDIILCDGQGIAHPRRLGIACHLGVLVDIPTIGVAKSLLIGKHEELPETKGSLQPLIHKNETVGAVLRSRTGVKPLYISSGHRISLPTAIDYVLRCTPKYRLPETTRIADKLASDR is encoded by the coding sequence ATGCAAATTCAACAAACTCATGCTTGGCCATCGACAGTTGAAGAAGCCATAACTATTCAAGAAACACTGCGAAATCAAGTTATTACCACAGATCAACTCAACACACCAATTCAATATGTTGCTGGTGTAGATATGGGTTTTCTCGAAGATGGTAAAATGAGTCGTGCAGCAGTAGCAGTGCTGAGTTTTCCTGATTTACAAGTTGTAGAAACCAGTCTTGCGTACCGTCCTACATCGTTTCCTTATATACCTGGCTTTTTATCTTTTCGGGAAATACCCGCTATTCTTGATGCCTTAGAAAAGATTAAAACTATACCTGATATAATATTGTGTGATGGTCAAGGAATTGCCCATCCTCGAAGATTAGGGATAGCTTGCCATTTAGGTGTTCTAGTAGATATACCAACAATAGGTGTTGCGAAATCTTTACTTATTGGCAAACATGAAGAATTACCAGAAACCAAAGGTAGTTTGCAACCATTAATACATAAAAATGAAACCGTTGGCGCAGTTTTACGGAGTCGTACCGGAGTGAAGCCTTTATATATCTCCAGTGGTCATCGCATCAGCTTACCAACAGCAATTGACTATGTATTACGCTGCACGCCAAAATATCGCTTACCAGAAACTACGCGCATTGCTGATAAACTCGCATCTGACAGATAA
- a CDS encoding DNA cytosine methyltransferase, whose translation MKQARPIAVDLFAGAGGMTLGFEQAGFDVLASVELDPIHCAVHQFNFPFWQVLCKSVEDTTGLEIRNSSKIGNQEIDVVFGGPPCQGFSLIGKRSFDDPRNSLVFHFIRLVIELQPKFFMMENVKGMTVGKHKEFIAEIIDKFENNGYKVNHNYQVLNAANYGVPQNRERLFLLGCRQDLELPNYPDAITYPAKSNTKFNKNAELPSTPTVLEALQDLPEIENYPELYQQDWVVADFDKPSDYGMKMRNLCVEETNLSYPRKFDHSILTSSLRTKHSPESIKRFELTPHGKNELISRFYKLAPDGLCNTLRAGTASNKGAFTSPRPIHPSVPRCITVREAARLHSYPDWFRFHPTKWHGFRQIGNSVPPLLAQAVAAEIIKVLNVEIAQTAIIQNLGDEKLLILNMSKAVKHFNVSANMIEPRVRKNRTTDS comes from the coding sequence ATGAAACAAGCACGGCCAATTGCAGTTGATTTATTTGCAGGTGCAGGAGGGATGACACTTGGTTTTGAACAAGCTGGTTTTGATGTCCTAGCTTCTGTAGAATTAGACCCTATTCATTGTGCAGTTCATCAATTTAACTTTCCTTTCTGGCAAGTATTATGTAAAAGTGTAGAAGATACGACAGGTTTAGAAATTAGAAATAGTTCAAAAATAGGTAATCAAGAAATTGATGTTGTTTTTGGTGGTCCACCATGTCAAGGTTTTTCTTTAATTGGTAAACGTTCTTTTGATGACCCTAGAAATTCTTTAGTTTTTCATTTTATTAGGTTAGTTATAGAATTACAGCCTAAGTTTTTTATGATGGAAAATGTCAAAGGAATGACTGTAGGTAAACACAAAGAATTTATTGCGGAAATAATTGATAAATTTGAGAACAACGGTTATAAAGTCAATCATAATTATCAAGTTTTAAATGCTGCTAATTATGGAGTTCCCCAAAATCGCGAAAGATTATTTTTACTTGGTTGTCGTCAAGATTTAGAATTACCAAATTATCCAGATGCTATCACCTATCCAGCTAAATCAAATACTAAATTCAATAAAAATGCAGAACTACCATCAACACCTACAGTTTTAGAAGCATTGCAAGATTTACCAGAAATAGAAAATTATCCAGAATTATATCAACAAGATTGGGTAGTAGCTGATTTTGATAAACCTAGTGATTACGGTATGAAAATGCGTAATCTGTGCGTAGAGGAAACCAATCTTTCATATCCGCGTAAATTTGATCATAGTATTTTAACATCTAGTTTAAGAACAAAACATAGTCCTGAATCTATCAAAAGATTTGAGTTAACACCTCATGGTAAAAATGAACTAATAAGCCGTTTTTATAAACTTGCTCCTGACGGTTTATGTAATACACTCAGAGCAGGTACAGCTAGTAATAAAGGTGCTTTTACTTCTCCTCGTCCCATACATCCTTCTGTTCCCAGATGTATTACTGTACGTGAAGCTGCGCGTTTACATTCTTATCCTGACTGGTTTAGATTTCATCCTACAAAATGGCATGGTTTTAGACAAATTGGTAATTCTGTTCCTCCACTTTTAGCGCAAGCTGTAGCAGCAGAAATTATTAAGGTTTTAAATGTGGAAATTGCTCAAACTGCAATTATTCAAAATCTAGGGGATGAGAAATTATTAATTTTGAATATGTCAAAAGCTGTGAAACATTTTAATGTGAGTGCAAATATGATTGAACCAAGGGTAAGGAAGAATCGCACTACTGACTCATGA
- the lpxB gene encoding lipid-A-disaccharide synthase, whose protein sequence is MRIFISTGEVSGDLQGALLIAALQRQAVATGYKLEIVALGGDQMAAAGARILGDTSGIGSMGIIEALPYFIPTIQVQRRAIAYLKQNPPDLVVLIDYMTPNIGIGSYMSEHFPDVPVIYYIAPQEWVWSTSFERTKRIVSFTDKLLAIFPEEARYYQAKGAKVNWVGHPLVDRMANAPSRETAREMLGIKEEEIAIALLPASRGQELKYLLPVIFQAAQNIQSKLPEVHFWIPLSLEKFRDKIEKGIQDYRLQATIVSGQQQEIFAASDFAITKSGTVNLELALLNVPQVVVYRLSPFTAWVARKILKGSIPFASPVNLVVMREIVPEFLQEKATSENITQAAMELLLNPEKKQQTLVDYQQMRQCLGELGVCDRAAKEILEMKIR, encoded by the coding sequence ATGCGGATATTTATCAGCACTGGCGAGGTTTCTGGAGATTTGCAGGGGGCGCTGTTAATTGCGGCACTTCAGCGTCAAGCTGTGGCTACAGGGTATAAATTAGAGATTGTAGCTTTGGGTGGTGATCAGATGGCCGCCGCAGGGGCGAGAATTTTGGGCGATACTAGCGGTATCGGCTCAATGGGTATAATTGAGGCTTTACCGTATTTTATACCCACTATCCAGGTACAACGGCGAGCGATCGCTTATCTGAAGCAAAATCCTCCTGACTTGGTGGTGCTGATTGACTACATGACTCCTAATATCGGGATTGGTAGTTATATGTCTGAGCATTTTCCCGATGTACCTGTGATATATTATATTGCTCCCCAAGAGTGGGTGTGGTCAACAAGTTTTGAGAGAACAAAAAGAATAGTTAGCTTTACAGATAAGCTATTGGCAATTTTCCCTGAAGAAGCTCGTTATTATCAGGCCAAAGGGGCTAAAGTTAATTGGGTTGGTCATCCTTTAGTTGATAGAATGGCCAATGCACCGAGTCGGGAAACTGCACGGGAGATGTTGGGAATTAAAGAGGAAGAAATTGCGATCGCTCTTTTACCTGCTTCCCGTGGTCAAGAGTTAAAATATTTATTACCAGTAATTTTTCAAGCTGCTCAAAATATCCAATCTAAATTACCAGAAGTACATTTTTGGATTCCTTTATCTTTGGAAAAATTTAGAGATAAAATTGAAAAAGGCATTCAAGATTATCGTTTACAAGCAACCATAGTATCAGGTCAACAGCAGGAAATTTTTGCAGCATCTGATTTTGCTATTACAAAATCTGGAACTGTCAATTTAGAATTAGCTTTGTTAAATGTTCCGCAAGTAGTTGTTTATCGTCTTAGTCCTTTTACTGCTTGGGTAGCGCGTAAGATTCTGAAAGGTTCAATTCCCTTTGCTTCTCCTGTAAATTTAGTTGTGATGCGGGAAATTGTGCCAGAATTTTTGCAGGAAAAAGCTACATCTGAGAATATTACTCAAGCCGCAATGGAATTATTATTAAATCCTGAAAAGAAACAGCAAACTTTAGTAGATTATCAGCAAATGCGGCAATGTTTGGGAGAATTGGGAGTGTGCGATCGCGCTGCAAAGGAAATTTTGGAAATGAAAATTAGGTGA
- the lpxA gene encoding acyl-ACP--UDP-N-acetylglucosamine O-acyltransferase, with product MKTLIHPTAVIHPNSELHSTVQVGAYAVIGANVKVGPETIIGAHAVLEGPCEIGARNHIFPGAVIGMEPQDLKYVGEPTWVKIGDNNAIREYVTINRATGRGEATVIGNGNLLMAYVHVGHNCVIEDSVVIANSVALAGHVHIESRARLSGVLGVHQFVHIGGMSMVGGMTRIDRDVPPYMLVEGNPSRVRSLNLVGLKRSGMPAEDFQLLKKAFRTLYRSNLLFKDALAELEMLGDTEQLEHLRRFLLLSQMPGRRGLIPGKGRKHASDD from the coding sequence TTGAAGACACTTATTCATCCAACTGCTGTAATACATCCTAATTCGGAACTCCACTCAACGGTGCAAGTCGGTGCTTATGCTGTGATTGGAGCGAATGTCAAAGTCGGACCAGAAACTATTATTGGCGCTCATGCGGTGCTAGAAGGTCCTTGTGAAATTGGGGCGCGAAATCATATTTTTCCTGGTGCTGTGATTGGTATGGAACCCCAAGACCTCAAGTATGTGGGAGAACCTACTTGGGTGAAAATTGGGGACAATAATGCGATTCGTGAGTATGTGACTATTAACCGTGCCACTGGCCGGGGTGAAGCGACAGTGATTGGTAATGGTAATCTACTGATGGCTTATGTTCACGTTGGTCATAACTGCGTGATTGAGGATTCGGTGGTAATTGCTAATTCTGTGGCTTTAGCAGGTCATGTCCACATTGAGTCGCGTGCTAGATTAAGTGGGGTTTTGGGTGTCCATCAATTTGTGCATATCGGTGGTATGTCGATGGTGGGCGGTATGACCCGCATTGACCGGGATGTGCCTCCTTATATGTTGGTTGAGGGCAATCCTTCACGAGTGCGATCGCTCAATTTGGTGGGTCTAAAACGCTCAGGAATGCCAGCAGAAGACTTCCAACTTCTCAAAAAGGCTTTCCGCACTCTCTACCGTTCCAATTTACTGTTTAAAGATGCTTTGGCAGAGTTGGAAATGTTAGGAGATACGGAACAATTGGAACATCTGCGCCGTTTCTTGCTGCTCTCGCAAATGCCAGGAAGACGTGGTTTAATTCCCGGTAAGGGGAGAAAACACGCAAGTGATGATTGA
- the fabZ gene encoding 3-hydroxyacyl-ACP dehydratase FabZ: MSILTQANSTDVTTTEGDHKDTNTPEVKKTLTVEEIQQLLPHRYPFLLVDKIIDYVPGKLAVGVKNVTFNEPQFQGHFPGRSLMPGVLIVEAMAQVGGVVMTQMSDSPGGLFVFAGIDKVRFRRQVVPGDQLIMTVELLWVKQRRFGKMQGRAEVDGQLAAEGELMFSLVS; encoded by the coding sequence ATGTCAATTCTCACCCAAGCTAATTCTACTGACGTGACTACAACTGAAGGAGATCATAAGGATACCAATACACCGGAAGTGAAAAAAACCTTGACGGTGGAAGAGATTCAGCAACTCTTACCTCACCGCTATCCGTTTCTACTGGTAGATAAAATTATTGACTATGTACCAGGAAAATTGGCTGTCGGGGTCAAAAATGTCACCTTTAATGAACCTCAATTTCAAGGACATTTTCCCGGACGTTCACTGATGCCTGGTGTACTTATTGTGGAAGCAATGGCACAAGTGGGAGGGGTGGTCATGACGCAAATGTCTGATAGCCCTGGAGGACTGTTTGTTTTTGCTGGTATTGATAAAGTCCGTTTTCGCCGTCAAGTAGTACCCGGTGATCAGCTAATTATGACAGTGGAACTGTTATGGGTTAAACAGCGTCGTTTCGGTAAAATGCAAGGTCGAGCCGAAGTTGACGGACAACTAGCTGCTGAAGGGGAACTTATGTTTTCTTTGGTTAGCTAA
- the lpxC gene encoding UDP-3-O-acyl-N-acetylglucosamine deacetylase, protein MHQHTLAAEITQTGVGLHSGVSTSVRILPAEPGSNRYFVRVDLSNSPVIPAGIAVVNQTVLSTQLGTDEVYVRTVEHLLAALAAMGVDNARIEIDGPEVPLLDGSAQAWTDSIAAVGLVSQPADDEQKPIVIQEPICVNQADAFVCALPSSETRFSYGIDFELPAIGNQWHSWSLSRNLENTFVTEVAPARTFGLLHQIEYLQKSGLIKGGSLDNALVCGPDGWLNPPLRFANEPVRHKILDLVGDLSLLGKFPVAHFLAYKASHNLHIQLAQKILELF, encoded by the coding sequence ATGCACCAACACACGTTAGCTGCGGAAATTACACAAACGGGTGTGGGGCTGCATAGCGGTGTAAGTACCAGTGTGCGGATATTACCCGCAGAACCGGGAAGCAATCGTTATTTTGTACGGGTGGATTTGTCAAATTCGCCTGTTATTCCCGCCGGAATTGCAGTAGTTAATCAGACAGTTCTCTCTACTCAGTTGGGTACAGATGAGGTCTATGTCCGCACGGTAGAGCATTTGTTGGCAGCTTTGGCCGCTATGGGTGTAGATAATGCCCGGATTGAAATCGACGGACCAGAAGTACCGCTGTTGGATGGTTCGGCTCAGGCCTGGACTGATAGCATTGCTGCGGTGGGCTTGGTATCACAACCAGCTGATGATGAACAAAAGCCTATAGTTATTCAAGAACCGATTTGCGTAAATCAAGCTGATGCTTTTGTTTGCGCCTTACCATCCTCAGAAACTCGTTTTAGCTATGGAATTGATTTTGAGTTACCTGCGATTGGTAATCAATGGCATAGTTGGTCATTATCTCGTAATCTAGAAAATACCTTTGTTACAGAAGTTGCTCCGGCTCGTACCTTTGGGTTATTGCACCAGATTGAATATCTGCAAAAATCAGGATTAATCAAAGGTGGTAGCTTGGATAATGCCCTAGTTTGTGGCCCTGATGGTTGGCTAAATCCACCGTTAAGATTTGCAAATGAGCCAGTACGTCATAAAATCTTGGATTTAGTGGGAGATTTGAGCTTGCTGGGCAAATTTCCTGTCGCGCACTTCTTGGCTTACAAAGCTAGTCATAATCTGCACATTCAATTGGCACAGAAAATTTTAGAATTATTTTAG
- a CDS encoding BamA/TamA family outer membrane protein — protein MSKKHLSPVFLAVVAIAVPLDNSLSATAQTPDNTQQVTEVATVESNHLLPQETGNNGVSKNQETPVAATAVVLEPQSDSSTPAVKVSTANSASIATPEIIIPTATAPSTTAQLLRTALSGNSEPRAKAEVIIPTATTPSTTAQVLRTALSGNSEPRAKAEVIIPTATTPSTTAQALEPEATPETNSSQENANPPTAQPVSPNNAETAEPRVLVSEVAVTSPTGPISPELENQVYQAIRTQPGQTTTRSQLQEDINAIFATGFFSNVRAVPEDTPLGVRVSFVVDPNPVLSKVEIEANPGTGVASVLPANTVDKIFSEQYGKILNLRALQEGIKQLTKEYQDKGYVLANLIGAPKVSENGVVTLQVAEGVVENIKVRFRNKEGQEVDDKGNPIRGRTKDYIIQRELELKPGQVFNRNIVQKDLQRVFGLGLFEDVNVSLDPGTDPSKVDVVVNVAERSSGSIAAGAGISSASGLFGTISYQQQNLGGRNQKLASEIQIGERELLFDLRFTDPWIAGDPYRTSYTANIFRRRSISLIFEGKDDTIETFDPGNITNRDEQDRPRVTRLGGGVSFTRPLSPNPYQKPDWVASAGLQYQRVSSRDADGDLRKEGAIFNDNGVQISPAIPLTESGTGEDDLLLLQLGAQRDRRNNPLQPTNGSYFRVGVDQSVPVGQGNILLTRLRGNYSQYLPVKFLGFGKGAQTLAFNLQGGTILGDLPPYEAFTLGGSNSVRGYDEGRLATGRSYVQASVEYRFPVFSVVSGALFFDYGSDLGSSTKAAEILNKNGTGYGYGLGVRVQSPLGPIRIDYGLSDDGDSRINFGIGERF, from the coding sequence ATGAGTAAAAAGCATTTATCTCCTGTATTTCTGGCAGTTGTGGCGATCGCTGTCCCTTTGGACAACTCACTAAGTGCGACTGCACAAACTCCTGATAACACCCAGCAAGTAACAGAGGTAGCCACAGTAGAATCAAACCATCTGCTACCACAGGAAACTGGTAACAATGGTGTTAGTAAAAATCAAGAGACTCCTGTCGCTGCAACAGCAGTGGTTTTAGAACCGCAATCTGACTCATCTACACCTGCTGTCAAAGTCTCAACAGCTAACTCAGCATCAATAGCGACACCAGAAATAATCATACCAACAGCGACGGCACCATCAACAACTGCACAACTTCTGAGAACAGCACTATCTGGCAACTCAGAACCGAGAGCAAAAGCAGAAGTAATCATCCCAACGGCGACGACACCATCAACAACTGCACAAGTCCTGAGAACAGCACTATCTGGCAACTCAGAACCGAGAGCAAAAGCAGAAGTAATCATCCCAACGGCGACGACACCATCAACAACTGCACAAGCACTAGAACCAGAAGCAACTCCTGAGACTAATTCTAGTCAGGAAAATGCCAATCCACCTACTGCACAACCAGTTTCCCCTAATAATGCAGAAACAGCCGAACCTCGTGTTCTGGTGTCAGAAGTAGCCGTGACATCGCCAACGGGTCCAATCTCACCAGAACTAGAAAACCAGGTTTACCAAGCGATTCGTACCCAACCAGGACAAACAACAACCCGTTCCCAATTGCAAGAAGATATTAATGCTATCTTTGCCACAGGGTTTTTCTCGAACGTGCGAGCCGTGCCAGAAGATACACCTTTGGGTGTGCGAGTGAGTTTCGTTGTTGATCCTAATCCCGTCCTGAGTAAAGTAGAAATAGAAGCTAATCCGGGTACTGGTGTTGCTTCTGTATTACCCGCTAACACTGTAGATAAAATCTTTAGTGAACAGTATGGTAAAATCTTAAATTTGCGAGCATTACAAGAAGGTATTAAGCAGTTAACTAAAGAGTATCAAGACAAAGGTTATGTACTGGCTAACCTAATTGGAGCGCCGAAAGTCTCAGAAAACGGAGTTGTTACCCTACAAGTAGCAGAAGGAGTAGTAGAAAATATCAAAGTCCGCTTCCGCAATAAAGAAGGACAGGAAGTAGACGATAAAGGCAACCCAATTCGGGGACGGACAAAAGATTATATTATTCAGCGGGAATTGGAATTAAAGCCCGGACAGGTATTCAACCGCAATATAGTACAAAAAGACCTACAACGGGTATTTGGTCTAGGATTGTTTGAAGATGTGAATGTCTCACTCGACCCTGGTACAGACCCCAGTAAAGTTGATGTCGTGGTGAATGTGGCCGAACGCAGCAGCGGTTCGATAGCTGCCGGGGCGGGGATTAGTTCCGCTAGTGGGTTATTTGGTACGATCAGCTATCAGCAGCAAAACCTGGGGGGTAGAAACCAAAAACTTGCGTCAGAAATCCAGATAGGTGAAAGAGAACTGCTGTTTGATCTGCGGTTTACAGATCCTTGGATTGCGGGTGATCCTTACCGGACTTCTTATACAGCTAATATTTTCCGTCGTCGCTCAATTTCCTTGATTTTTGAGGGGAAAGATGACACTATAGAAACCTTTGACCCCGGTAATATCACTAATAGAGATGAGCAGGATCGCCCCCGTGTTACCCGTTTAGGTGGTGGTGTTTCTTTTACTCGTCCTCTTTCCCCTAATCCCTATCAAAAACCAGATTGGGTTGCTTCAGCGGGCTTGCAGTATCAACGAGTGTCTAGCCGTGATGCTGATGGTGATCTGAGAAAAGAAGGAGCAATATTTAATGATAATGGTGTTCAAATTAGCCCTGCTATTCCCCTAACTGAATCGGGTACAGGTGAAGACGATTTGCTATTATTGCAGTTGGGCGCACAACGCGATCGCCGTAATAATCCCTTACAACCAACTAATGGTTCTTACTTTCGCGTCGGAGTTGATCAATCTGTACCCGTGGGACAAGGTAACATTTTACTGACCAGGTTAAGGGGTAACTACAGCCAATATTTACCGGTGAAATTTCTTGGCTTTGGCAAAGGCGCACAAACTCTAGCATTTAACCTCCAAGGAGGTACAATCCTGGGTGACTTACCCCCCTACGAAGCTTTTACCCTTGGTGGTAGCAACTCTGTCCGGGGTTACGATGAAGGCAGATTAGCAACTGGACGTAGTTATGTGCAGGCATCTGTTGAGTATCGCTTCCCTGTGTTCTCTGTAGTCAGTGGCGCACTATTTTTTGATTATGGTAGCGACTTGGGAAGCAGTACCAAAGCAGCGGAAATTTTGAATAAAAATGGTACTGGCTATGGCTATGGTCTAGGTGTACGTGTACAGTCACCGTTAGGACCAATCCGCATAGACTATGGCTTAAGTGATGATGGTGATAGCCGCATCAATTTTGGCATCGGGGAAAGGTTTTAA
- the purC gene encoding phosphoribosylaminoimidazolesuccinocarboxamide synthase, with product MSVNTKLYEGKAKIIYTTDEPQVLLADFKDDATAFNAQKRGSIQGKGSINCTISSKLFEHLAAHGIKTHFIDCPTPNQMRVRAVKILPLEVVVRNIAAGSLCQQTGLPLGTILQQPLVEFYYKDDQLGDPLLTRERLLLLKLATEEQVDSITHLALQINNFLKDFWQQCGITLVDFKLEFGLDSQQQLLLADEISPDTCRLWDIAENDPNRRVMDKDRFRRDLGNVENAYQEVLQRVLQVVESKN from the coding sequence ATGTCTGTTAATACAAAGTTATACGAAGGCAAAGCGAAAATCATCTACACCACAGACGAACCTCAAGTCTTGCTGGCTGATTTTAAAGATGATGCAACTGCATTTAATGCTCAAAAGCGCGGCAGCATCCAGGGAAAAGGCAGCATAAACTGTACCATTTCCAGTAAGTTGTTTGAACATTTGGCAGCGCATGGCATCAAGACTCATTTTATTGATTGTCCAACGCCCAACCAAATGCGAGTCAGAGCAGTTAAAATTTTGCCATTAGAAGTAGTTGTCAGAAATATTGCTGCTGGTAGTCTTTGTCAACAAACAGGATTACCACTAGGTACAATTCTGCAACAGCCTTTGGTAGAGTTTTATTACAAAGACGATCAATTGGGAGATCCTCTACTAACACGCGAACGATTACTGCTGCTGAAACTAGCCACAGAGGAACAAGTTGACAGTATTACCCATCTGGCATTGCAAATCAACAACTTTCTTAAAGACTTTTGGCAACAGTGCGGTATTACCCTAGTAGACTTTAAACTCGAATTTGGTTTGGACTCACAACAGCAGCTGTTGTTGGCAGATGAAATTAGCCCTGATACCTGTCGTTTATGGGATATAGCAGAAAACGATCCTAACCGTCGGGTAATGGACAAAGATCGCTTTCGTCGGGATTTAGGCAATGTAGAGAACGCTTACCAGGAGGTTTTACAAAGGGTATTGCAAGTAGTAGAAAGCAAGAATTAA
- a CDS encoding DUF7219 family protein, with product MEKKMVSKDDFLYPRGRYYGHVQPENLVFNANLQEFAQRVSYICNLETGGKLPPDEAYEQIKALWKQLKRSKKQLRIGEEPFQSNESESEG from the coding sequence ATGGAGAAAAAAATGGTGAGCAAAGATGATTTTCTCTATCCTCGTGGCCGCTACTACGGTCATGTACAGCCTGAGAACTTGGTTTTCAATGCAAATTTACAGGAATTTGCCCAGCGAGTAAGTTATATTTGCAACTTAGAAACTGGTGGTAAACTTCCACCAGATGAAGCTTACGAACAAATCAAGGCGCTGTGGAAGCAATTAAAACGCTCGAAAAAACAACTCAGGATAGGTGAAGAACCCTTTCAAAGCAATGAGTCTGAGTCTGAAGGTTAG